Part of the Lolium rigidum isolate FL_2022 chromosome 6, APGP_CSIRO_Lrig_0.1, whole genome shotgun sequence genome, aaaaaccacAGAAAACCGAAAGAACCAGAGCTGGAAGGTTCTGGATCCTTCCGGAAACCGGAAAGACCATTCAACATGTTAATAGGTCAGGGCCCGGTGGTCACTATTCATGCATGCACGCGGACGATATGTAGGCTTTTTCGGGGTGCTCCTATTCAACGCGTTTAGCGCCTGTTACGCCACCGACGCCCATAGGAAGACAAGATGGGCCCTGGCCCAGCAACTACTTCCCCAActactcttcttcttcctcatgttCGACCTCTCCCTTCTAGCTCTCAAGCCCCGCCTCCATCGCCTGCTGCCGCCACCCGCGGTCGATCCCGCAGAGCCTCGCCGCACCGCTCTCCTCCATCCGCCGCCCATCGCCGGTCTGCCGCCACCCGGATCTCCCTCTAAACCCGCCCACCTTCCCAACTTCGGCAACACCCCTGCACCCTAAGCCCTAAGAACGAAAGCCGAAGAGCACCGCACCCGAACCCTAAGACCCCAACACCTAAATCCCTAAGTACCCTTCCTCGCCTCCACTGGCGACGCCGTGGCCAGCCTCATTGTCCCCTTCTCTGGAGAGGTCCTTTCCTCGCATCCGTCGGGATGTCACGGTTGTGACGTCCCGTCTCTGGTGAGATCGGCAGTTGAGCTCCTTGTACATCTTCCTCGCGTCTCTATCTCCAACTTGCAAAAAGGCCGAGGCCAAAGTCACCCCTCACGCAAGCGTCAGCACACTAACGTGCGCAGTGAGGAGGCGCTCATTCCCCCTTTTCTTTCTCTCTCATCGCTACAGTAGCTGAGAGCTCTTCTCAGAGGGCCGGGCCGACCTGAGGCCAATCTCACCGGCGTCGCTGGTCGAGATGGGCGGAGGGAAGGCGCCGGAGTAGATAGGTTAGTTAGATGTAGTGGCAGTTTGCCGGTAGGGGGCCTGGTGCCCGGTAGTTTGAGCGGAGGAGGAGATCTAGCCGCCTGGATCTCATCCGATTTAGGGTTCTTCCTTCTCGCTCTtcttctccggtggtcggaggggaGAGTGGAGAGGAGGACTGACGCTCAGTCCAATAAAGGAGTGGCGGTGAACCACCTTCTGCAGAGCGACTGCGGCGGGAGGCGTCTTTCCCTGGCCGGCCTTGGAGGCGAGGGGGGAAAAGCGCGCCTGCTGGCGACCAACGACGTGAACgagctcctggccggccgtggaggcgaggaggagcacaGCCGCGCCATTTCTTCGTCGACTGCTGGTGGTGGTCTTATCTGCGCCGATTCTGGTGCAGTAGTAGAGCACTGACGTTGTTCCTCTCggtcggccgtggaggcgagagcGAGGACAGTGGCCGTGCTGCTGCTCTGCACTGGAGACGGTGCCACAACTGCTTCAACCTCGGAGCTGCGTGTGCTTCTTTTTCGCCGTCGTTCATATGGCGGTTTGCCTGGGAAGCTCTCCAACTGGGGACTCATGCAGTCGATGACGTTCTCCAGGGTGCTTCCCGGAACGCCCGCAACAGGGCGCGCCCTTCCCTGTTCCAACTGTTCGGCCCGCCGACAAGACCGGTGGTGCTACGTATCTCCATGTCGTACTTCGCCTGGAAGTAGGTGCCCCACCAAGCGTCGTTGTTTTtggccgcccaggtcggatcggcctgctcctcggcgtCGAGTTCAACCCACCGGGCCCTGATGGCGTCCTTCCAGCGCTCCGTGCCCAGCGTCGGCGGCGGTGGGACGCCCATGCCGTTCACAGCCATCTTCCAGATgtcgctgcttggcaggcgcatgtccggcagGACGAGATATCCCACgcggtacaacgcccacgcctccttcacggtgaggctgtcgcggccgaagccgttcgccgcggtgatcttgcgggaggacgatgaCATTGCTTGgaacggcgaggagaagatcgggGGGCTGCAaggagaagatttgggagcggcgagagattgggatgaaccgcagggcctcttaatgtacagcggcggcaaCGGGTGGTTGCATGCAATAacaccggcgcggacggccacacgaccagcacgacgagacgcgtccctgcatcGCCTGGAAAACTGGAACGCCATTagggtcgcttgaccaaaggtaggcgacggggttttaagcTTCTgatccgctgacgcgtcggtcccgccacctCGTGTCGCTTTTCTTTGTGTTccgaagcgtcccctgtggggcgatgACGGCCTAGGAACGTCGGACACCGTATCAGACCGCGCCAGACAAAAAATAAATTAGGAACTGGAAATGTTTTTCTGTTCGACGCGCCCCAAATCACTTTGCGACGTTTGGGACGCGCTGGAGATGCTTTTACGTTGGTATATTGTACAGCTTAGCCTTGAACCATGACATAGGGCGCCACGCTGCCACGTTGCGCCGCTTATGGTGGGCATCACCAGTGTACTGATCAGATTTGGGCTGGCGAGGCAGATGAGGTGAGACGGCCCATTAGTGGTATCCCCACGGGCCTAAGGTGTACCACAATGCCGCTCCGCAAAACACTCCGtagctttttcttttcttttgtcccACATCGCTAGTATAGCGTCGATCCGATCAGTTTAACTAGCTCCGGGCGTACGGTGGTGATGTGCCTTCACGGAGAAGACCGTCAGCCGAGAAAAAAAAAAACGTTCGGTGAGACTGCCTCTCAAGCAGTAATCAGCCTGATGTATCGACGTAGACGCGGTACGCGTTGCGTCGGTGCACAGGAGCTATGTGCTTTGACGCATACGGTCGATTCAAGATGGGACTTGGTTAACCATTTATTTTTCGGATTCGAACCTATTTAACCATTTTGTTTAAAAGGTTAATAAGGTTAACCATTAGGTTAATACAGTTTAAATGGTTAACCATTGGTTATTTAGGTTTTAACCATTTTTATTTTATGTAACGATGGCAATTTGCTAAGCTTTTGCAAAGCTTGATTTGTCAGCTCGGAAATCAACATGACCATTGCTAAAAAAAAACTAACAATTCACAAGCATATTCAAAATGACAGACAAGTTTCAAGTATTTTCGAATAACAGATTCCACGTCAACAATCGTATATGCACATGACGGGATCTGCGATTTCTAAATTTCGTTAGAAACCACAATTGACCTTCGGAACTGAAGCTGCCCAGTAATTCAGTATTCATTCAGAAGTCGTTCAACTATCTAGTACAGCTCGTTGTTTGCTGCATCGCAGAGATGAATCTTGAGAGTGGAGCTGCAGCTGGATGCAAATCAGATCTTGCAAGCTGGAGCCGTGGAGGCGTTGATGTTGGCCCGATTCGATGGAGGGGCGGTTACCCTACTTAATCCCAGCCAACAACGTGGTCTCATAGGCGGACAAGGATGAGCTGCTGCTTCACCTACCGGCGGCACAGGTTCCAGGCATGGTGGCTTCCGCCTGGGACTCGGGAGATGTAGAGGATATGTAAGGGAGGGCGGATGGTGACGGCAGCGCCCGGGAGGCACGAGGGCGGGCAGCTCGTCGGTGGCGACTAGCGAAGGCGGCGCTCGGGAGGCAGCGGCGCTTGGCGTCGGGAGGTGTATGTGTGGAGGTGAGGGTAACCTTTGGATTATTTGGAATGAACCTAAAGGACCTAAATGGGTTTGGGAGTTAACCGTTTGGCCCATTGGGCTCTATTTTAGGTTAGGTTAACCTAACCATTGGTTAAACGGGAACCAAGTCCCATCTATACGGTCGATCGCATGGTCGATTACACGAAAAAAAGTTGCAGATCCGCACGGTCGGTCGCACGAAAAAAAGTTGTATCCCGTGAAGTGCACATTCTGCTATCCATTAGCAGCAAGGCTTTTTGTTAAACGCTATGTAGTTTTCTGCTAGACATTAGCAGCAACGCTTTTTTGTAAAACGCCCCACACAGCTGCGGGGAGGAGCAGGGACTGTGGCGATTGCCGAGGAAGACGAACAGAGGCGTATGTTTCCGAGGAAGACGAACAAAGGCGTTTGTTTCCTATATTTTTAGGACAAACGTGGAGGACGTGGAGCTAGAGAAGTTTGGGATAGCCCATTTGTGGGTGGGGCAACGGCTGACGTAGCCTAAGGCCAAGCTGACCGGAATGGCCCAACGTAGCTAAGCCCATATCGGTCAGAGGGCAGCCCATGTCGGGCCTAAGCAAACGAAACGTACTTGACGGGTTGATGGAAATTGGGGCGACGTGGCTCACTGTGAGACCAGTAAAATGGGGCcaactattaagaaagagaagattctCCTACGCACCTTTTTTATTGTTCCTACTCGCCTGCTGCTCCTACTTCAAATGGCAACCAATTGTCTTGCAGATCCGGTCTAGGGGCGTGCCTCCAAGCTAGCGACGAATTCACAAAACTGTACCACCGGATACATATGTAATTAATTATTGTAACTAAAATTTGTACCACCCGCTATGTTCTTGGTAATTTATTTTAGTTAATCCGATTCATATTATTTGTCCCTGATATGGATGTATGAACATAAAAAGTTTGTATTGATAGATCTAGGTGGGCCACGCCGGTGCCAAAACGAAATTGGGGGTGGGGGGTAGGGGGGTTCTAGGCGCGATTTTTTTGCCCGACACCCACCATTGGTTGCTTTAGGACaatgagtggagatgctcttatattagGGCATTGCATTTTGTGTTGTAGATGGAGTAGTGGAGTTCGGGAGTTGTAATTTCGATTCATCTATGCCCGCCCTCGCCGCATAATGGAAATCATCGAAATGGCAACCGCGACGATCTAGACGCGTGCCCAAGCACGAGAACCGCCGCAGACTTGCAACCGACACCCTCTTTGATTTTTTGCGGTGCCTTCTCGGCTTCCGGCCATAGCAATATAAAAGCCGTACGTCTGAGTGTGCGGTGCCCATACCTGTTGTAATCTCCCACCGGCCACCGGCATTTCCCATCGACGACCAGCCTGCGCCATGAGTGACCTTTCGTGGCCATCCGACTTCGAGAGCAAGGGCAAGTCACCTAGGtggcggcattggtgggaaaGGGGGAAAACTCCGAGCAGTTCAAGCTCCTCACCGAATGACGTCATCCCCGATGACCCGGAGGCGCATGATGCCATCACCGatgacccggaggaggaggaagaggatgaagatgttAGGTGGGCACGGCTAGAGGCgaaagaggaggcggcggcaaagaagaagaagaagaagaagaaggcgaaggctCAAGCATCAGAGGTGAAAACCGCATACACCAACGACAAGGGGTGTAGAAGGACGACTGTAAGGACTCCTCATCGGAGGGGGAGACAGACTAGTCCGAGGCGACCGACTCATCTAAGGAGGCGACAAGTAGGAAGCATCACCGTGAAGATGGCGCGGCAAGGCCCTCAAAGAAGAAGTAAACAGGTATGTTTATTTACTGTAATAAATTATTGTACTAGTTTATTTGTTGTTTCAAATTTAAACTATATATCAAGAATAGTGTAGGGGGACATATGGGTGAACGCTATCCTTATAATGGCCCCGGCTGTATTCATAGAACGGTAGGAGACGAATGAGGAGAAACAAACCGCTTCTTCTCCCTGCGATCCCTAATTGCTGTTGTATCCGATCTCAATACTCACCCCATATCCACGCATAGGCAACGGAATATATCAGCATTGACCATAACGATAAATGATGAACTGCTGTTCTCCTTGGTTAACTGTTTTCATTGGAACTAAGGTTTAGACACTCACATGTGAAGAGCACAGCAAACAAACCACCAAAGAATGTTTTAACAGTCTAGTACATCCTGCAACGTATATAAGATAGTGGCAAAAGGTGCTATTGGTACAGCCTCTTTACATCACCGGAGGGTGTACCTGATCCAGACGTTCAGAGACATTGCAATTGATACTGAGATGAGACATATAAGAACCACAAAACAACCACCAGCCGACCAGCGTAAGTGGCAAGCTTCTGGAACATGCAAATTGCCCTTGAACAAGTGGTGCTATGTGTACCAGTACAACTGGATCAAACAAAGTGCGGCCCTCTCATACATATTTCTGGCCTTGAGAAGATTTGTAGCATCTGGCAGAACTCCTTGGCCTTGCTTCCAGCAACTGAGCGGTCAAAAGTTACTGTCATGGTTTGTAGCACTGTTGCCCACTCGAGTAACCGTTTCACAAGAGCAGCTTCATGGTCAGTTGCTCCCCAGTTACTAAGGTTTAGTCTTTTGAGGCAATTCAGCGTGAGTTCCTCAGTTTTCCAGTTAGGGGTCTGATCGCAAACACAGCCTGCTGAGCACACAGTTTGTACCTGAAACAAGGTGCATAGCAGGTAATAAGATTAACTGATATGATTGGATGCCATAGCATAAGAATGATGCAACTGGAAATTCAGAGACTGCCATAGCTTAAGAATTGTTAAGATATTTAAGATAATTCTCTTAAGACGTTCACAAAAGAGTAACACCTGGAAATTAGTTTGAAGTCAAactggtgcaaagtatatgattgtTCTATGCAAATAGCAAGTCACACAACAAACACTATCTTACTATTTACACAGTTAGGTATTGCACTTTTCTCTGGAATAAAGTCATGTGTTGTTTTATTGACTGAACAGGATCTTAAATCGTGCTTAGACCCTTGTTATTGATGCAACATTCAAAAAGACATCCTCCAAGCAAGGCACTGTATTAATATTACCCCCTAAACTCATTAACTAGTTCATGAAGATTGAACCTCTGTGTAATGCCTCAAGTGAAATTCACATCACTGCCTTGCATGTCTAACGACGAGAGCTGCCATAATCTCCTCCAGTTCAGACAGCCACTATCTCTTCACCCCTCCTGCACTGGCACCCTCACCTCCCTCCTTTGGGGGTGCCGCCTGCCGGCGGCCTCACCACatgtcatcaccgccatctctttGTATTTGTGAGAATACGAAGTAGGTATCCCATTACTTTGTTGGAAACAAAATCCAGCATCATACTCAATAGTTTTTCTCAGTTCGACCAGACTAACGATCTTTAAAGAAGCAAAAATATGGCCGAGTTACCAACACCTAGAGTACTATGCATTGTCGCTGGGAGATTCAAAAGCCATATATTTGCCACATATATAATTTGGATCAAAGCATAAAGCCAGTATCAAAGTACCACCTAGGAGTGCCAAGAAATATAAATGCATACTAAAGTATATGAAGCAAACAAATCAAGGATAGTATTATCACCGGATGGCTAGTTTTGCAGTCAAGTGTAATAGTCAGCTTTCTGACACCAGTACACATACTGAGGAGATGGAACAAACTGGTTCCAAAGGAATGTGCCTTTGGTTCTATATGCAGGTTCATGACCACAATATTTGGTAGCCTTGTAATATCTTCCATCAAGTACTCATGGTTAGTAATTTCCTGCAGTAGAATCATCGGAAGTTAGAAAAAAGAAGTAAAGATGGAAATGGCACAAGCTTCTCGTTTAAAAAAATCAATAACAAACAAGTCTGAGCCCATGTGCTCCCATGAATAATAGTATACTCACAATGCTAGTGTGCAAAATAAATGCTAACTGCTCAACGGAAGAAAGAAGTAATGGCATTCAGAGGATATCATGCTACTAGGAAGGATAAACGGTTGGATGTGGCAAGCCATGTTTCATTGACTTAGGCAAAAGAAAAACTAGGAAAAAGTCACATAAGAATCAACTCACCAGTGGATAGAGAAGCTTGAAATTCAGAGTCTGGATGAGCTTAAAGTGCGACAAAAGCTTCATGGTGTAGCTATTGACTACTTTATGCGAATCGTTATGTCCATATACGAAAAAAGGGTAGGTGCTCAGCCGCTGTAGATTCTCCATCTCGCCAAGCTGGGTGAACCTTGGATCATAGGCATCCACCCAAATGAGGGACAGCAGCTGAGGAGAGGAGATGGTTGCAACAGGTTGATTCATGGTCGTGGTGGAATGGAAGCAGCAGATGACACTTAAGGATAGGAGTGCCGGCGCGATAACAGTGAGCTGCTCCAGCCCGTGCACATTCCTCAGCATCAATCGCTTAAGAGAATGAGAATGAATGGTGAAGTTGCCCAAACCGCGGGCGCCATGGACGATGAGCCTCTGCAAAGACGGGCACCGCGGCGAGGAGACAGCTTCGCCGAGCATGCACGGACCATGTAGCTCGACACAGGTCAGGTTGAGATCGGTGAGCCGTGCGAATACGCCCAATGGATGCAGGGCCATGCCAAGATATCCCAGTTCGAGGTGGATCGAGGTGGCGTTCTGGAAGCAGGGCAGCAGAAAGGCGACTATTTCCCGAGCCTGGCCATCTGATTCGTCCGGTTCAAAGATGTTGACGAGTTTTAGATGGCcggggaggcggcgcgcggcgattGGAAGCCAACCCGCCACGGACTCGGGGGTGGCGTCGAGTAAAGTGATGTCGAGGTCGCGGAGGGCCGCTGCTTCGTGGGATTCGAGGGCGGCGCGGATGGCGAGGGGCTCGGTGCCGGGGTAAAACCAGAGCTTCGGGAGGAGGGTCCAGAGGCGGCGCCAGCGACTGGAGAGGACGCTGgtccgagcggcgacggcggtgtcGACGAGCTTGAGCAGGATCTGGAGAAGGAGGTCGTCGGGAAGCGCGCTGAGGCGGtcctcgctgccgccgccatcGGAGAGATTGGATCTCTTGGTGGGGATCTCCCCGTCGCGGCGCTCCATGGAGGATCTAAGGATGGACCTTGGTGCGCCCCAGATCGCTGTCACGCTTGGGAGATGGAGGCGGTCGCCGTTGCCGGTGGATGAGGGACGGCGATGGTCGGAGTCGCCGCCGGTCCAGGCTGGGGCTGTCAGTCTCCACTGCTAGTGCGAACTGCCAACAGTGTCCTCCTAGGTTAATATACTAGAAATCAACGGGCTTTGTTTGTGGGCTGTTGTAATGTTAGGGAACCACGAGCTTCGTTTGTGGGCTGCTGTATTGTCGGGCTTTGTTTGTGCGGTACTACATTCTATCCGTATCAAATTGTGTGGCCTGGGAGTACTTCGTTCACGAGCCAAGGTCTTTAAAGACGGAAAATCGGCAATTTCTGTTCGATGCTCGCTGCGCACgttttttttttaacaagaaAGGCCCCGAAGGACCTGGAGCTGCATTAATTCCACACGGTTACAGAGCAGATTACATAAAGGGTCTCTAAAAACATGAAATTATAGAGAAGCCATCATAGTTTGCAAACAGGACCTTAGGTAAGAAAGCAAAAACGCGATCAGGTCCTTGATCTGCGCCGGAGAAAGGACTCTGCCATCGACCGCTTCCAACGCCGCCGGGGAGCAAGCCACTTGGGGCATCGGGAGCAGGAGTTGTCGACGACGAGCCAGATAGCCTCCCCGTGGAGGCAGAGAACCTGGAGAAGGGTCGCCCTTCTGCCATAAGATGCAGTGGTGGGGCGAAGACGCCGGCATCCACAACGgtgctccaaggttggaggcgacgTCCTCACCGCCACTGTCTCCCGCAGCgccatggcagccgaggaggacgtactcgtcctcctccaactcttcctcctcaggaccggcccgatcgacgccaTCCTCGTCATACCGctccgcgccctacaccgtccccaatcgcgtgatgaaggaggagccggcgacgcccgtcaatccgaggcgcggcggcagcggtagcGACAGCCAGCGTCAGCAAGAGAGgcacggcggcgccctcctcatcccgaagccggaggtgaaggaggagcaggacgacgaggaagcggcgaaggcggcgcggctggcggagtacgagcggcagcagcggctcatcgccagcagcgacgaccccgatgactgcccagggctgcgagcggcgtacttggtgtcgctgaacgacaaggacgcctggaggggcgacctagaCACGGCGATcgtcatgtccatccgcgacaccggcaagccgctcgtgaacctcaccgacgacggcgaggcaagaCCAAGCcgcctggtgaaggacgagcccgacgagcgcgtcaagcaggaggtcgtcaccgatgacatgtacaacttccaccagtactacgacgcctccgaccGCCGCAAGTTCTTCTAGATtaagtttagtttaaatttagtcgaatctcgttcgaatctatgtaatatatgccaagtttggatgaatttaatcgaatctcgctcaagtttaaaattttcgaaattttgtttgggggacacgactaGGAAGCGGCGcccccaaacgcggcatgaacaaaacacgttcccaacgctcaatccgacgctatttgggggacggtttgggttaggcgactggagatgctctaaccggcATTGCGCAGCCCGTAACTTTATTCCCATTTTTAGTATTCTCCATTCGTGGTTCAAAAGGAGGCATGCGTAAGATGGTACGAGTACCACACCACATAGGAAGTAAAATAAATGGACTACAAAACGGCAGGGCAATGATGTGTCCAGGCCAAATACGATACTATGAAGATTAGGAGCTAGCTGTAGGCAGCGACCAGCGCTACTCCGCCTGCTGCTTATTTTGATCTTCCTCGGAGGGTGGCAGGAGCTGCTGGTACCTCGGTCTGTTTTTCTTCAGGAGAAGGTACGTCAGCCAGTACCAGAACAGCAGGATCCTGCCCTGCGCGGCGATCGTGTCGGCGATGCGAATTCCTCCCAATGAAAATCTCTCTAGGGCCTGCCAAGAAAAACAACGCATAAAAAGCATGACAATGAGCCATTAGCCTGACATACAGAACCATGATCATCCTATACTGTGAGAACATATCAACATGAGCAATTCGCTTGAATACACATTGCTATTCAAATTTCGACAGTGATTCAGCAATATTTCCTGACACTTGACCAAGTTTTTTATTTGATGGTAGTAGAACTGCTTTTCACATGAATGTCCATACCTGTTCACCAGTCTGAATGTCGTAAGAATGTTGCTGCTCAAACTGCAGACCCTTGAACTCATTAATGCTAAGTCGTTGAAATGCCCTGAAAATCAATGCAAAAGTACATATCCAGATGTTATCCATCACACTCTATGCTAGGAGCCAACTAAAGTATATCACAAGAAAGTGCATTACCATCTGATCAGAGATGCTTTTGGGATCCAGCGAAATATGACGGGGGTATTATCAGCGTTAACATAGTACCCTCCAAAGACAATGAATACCGTCATAAGGGATGGCCCAAGAGCCATCGCAGCTTCAGTTGTAGGAGCGATTGCTCCAATAGTAAGACCCATGGCTGATGCGGCAAATGATTCAACAGTCACAATGCCACAGAACTTGGCAAATCTGTATATATAGCAAAAAAAGATGCATAAGCTGACCAGTATCATTCCACCTATTGGCATGTCCCATGGTGCCGCACAGCCCTACTTTAAACTTTGTTTTGAGGGTAATACTGACCTAGAGATTGTAGGATGAAGTTTAGCCATTGGATAGAGGATGGATCCGAATATCAATGGAAATGCTGCTCCAATAGGAATCTCGGCTAATAACTTAGATGAGAGATATGGTCCTAGTGCATAGGAACCTTTAGCTCGTTTCCTGTCAACTATAGCTCGTTCTTTCGGGAAAACCCCCACTGTTTTCGTCAGTGCAGCCATTGCTGTGTTTATGGCAGCCACCTAACTCAGAAAATACAAAAGGAGACAGAACAGAGTTAGAAAATACTTGGGAGATAGAATGGAAACGATcatgaggaaaataaaaaatcAGAAGGAATCGATTATCTTCCAATAGATCCAGAACAAGAAATGTGTGATTTAAGCCAAGTCATCACAAGATGGAAATACAGCCGAGTGGTATCGAATATTTTCCGACTGTGTGTACTGGAGTTGCACGCATGTGTGGGACATGTGTGTCCGCCTTCTACTATCAAAATGAAAAAAGTTCAATGGGTCATGAAGACGCAAGATATTCTACCTGGAGAAGCCCCATCCTGTCTTGTATAGAGGTTTGAGTTTTTCCCATTCGCCAGAACACTGACCCAAATATAATTGCTGAAGCAACAGACATTCTTTCTCTCACCTTGTTTGTTGGTCCATCACGAAAAGCCTGAAATACTTCTCAGAATCAACCAATGATAGTCTTAATCTTCTGGTAGCACCATTTAGATTTTAGGCAGCTAAAAAAGCTCAAGCTAAGATTTGAACATTTATAAATAATCAATCTAGTTGGGTCTTCTTTTTTAGCGTCAAGACCTTCCTTTCATTTCCTTGCATGTTTAATGCAGTAGTGGTCTTGCATCTACTGGAGTCACAGAGTTGGTAAAAGCTCAATCATGCCACCAGTTACTTAATTAAAGTAAATATTCCAAAGATATATTTCCTGAATTTGGTACAGTATAGATCTGATTTATTATAGGTTAAAAGCATATATTAGTCTAATTGTCTAAATAACTTCTGAAATATAGTCTCATAAGTCAAAGTACCAAGGAAATTTTGCACCACAGAAAATGTAAACTTCGTTATCAACCTATTCAAGGCTGAAGTAGGAAAATCATGTTTAAAGGGTAAAGCATATTTAGTGAAAAACCTGCATCCAAGCTCTCTTAAACAGCAAACGAAATTCTCTCCACCAACCACATCTTTGCTTTCTAGTGGACTTCTGAGTGAGCTTGGAAGAAAATTCAGAGCCCTCTGACTGTGCTACTGGACTGTTAAATTCAGTAATCAGAACCTTATTAGCAAATTCATCAACTAGATTCTCGATTCTTTTCTGTGATGATTGTACACTTTCAGCTGAGCTATAATCAATGGAAATTAGATCAGCCAAGAACTCAGCAGGGTTCTCATGATCTGGGCATTTGTACCTGATGGAGTAATCAAATCCAAATTATTAATCAATAATACTAGTTCAGACACAGAATAAGCAGCACGAGATATTGATGAGAACTTAAGCAGTTAAAATAGGCCTGAAGAATGCCTCACAGTGTAAACAGCTAAACAAACATGAGTCATTGTAAAGTGAATATTCAGGACTATCCTAACAATGATGCATTGA contains:
- the LOC124664602 gene encoding FBD-associated F-box protein At3g52670-like, translated to MERRDGEIPTKRSNLSDGGGSEDRLSALPDDLLLQILLKLVDTAVAARTSVLSSRWRRLWTLLPKLWFYPGTEPLAIRAALESHEAAALRDLDITLLDATPESVAGWLPIAARRLPGHLKLVNIFEPDESDGQAREIVAFLLPCFQNATSIHLELGYLGMALHPLGVFARLTDLNLTCVELHGPCMLGEAVSSPRCPSLQRLIVHGARGLGNFTIHSHSLKRLMLRNVHGLEQLTVIAPALLSLSVICCFHSTTTMNQPVATISSPQLLSLIWVDAYDPRFTQLGEMENLQRLSTYPFFVYGHNDSHKVVNSYTMKLLSHFKLIQTLNFKLLYPLEITNHEYLMEDITRLPNIVVMNLHIEPKAHSFGTSLFHLLSMCTGVRKLTITLDCKTSHPVQTVCSAGCVCDQTPNWKTEELTLNCLKRLNLSNWGATDHEAALVKRLLEWATVLQTMTVTFDRSVAGSKAKEFCQMLQIFSRPEICMRGPHFV